In Oncorhynchus gorbuscha isolate QuinsamMale2020 ecotype Even-year linkage group LG03, OgorEven_v1.0, whole genome shotgun sequence, the DNA window ACGTTGTCAGAGTCTCTTGCTCTATTCTTTCACTGAATAATTGATTGAAgacttaaaatgtatttatttgcctGTTTCTCAGGAAATTGTGAAAAGACTTGAGGCAAAGTTGAAGATAAGCCAGAAAGCAAAGTTAGTGAAATAAGATCTTACTGAAAACAATTACAACGTTATGGCTATACGACAACTTTTGATTTGTTGATTAATACAAACTCTGCCCCTTCCCTCAGGAAAGCAAGCATCAGCTCAGGTAGCTCCCCCATACGAACTGCCATGGTTATCCAGGATGAATCTCTACCTGCAGCCCCCTCACCTCAAATCCGAATTCTGAAGCGCCCCTCAAGTAATGGTTCCTTGGGGTCCTCTGGTTCATCCAACCGCCCCACCCAGCAGCCGAAGTCACTGGCCCAGCGGGAGGCAGAGTATGCTGAGGCCCGCAGGAGGATTCTGGGTAGTGCTAGCTCGGAAGAAACGCCTCAGGACAAACCCAGGCCAGAAAGGTGAGACACCTACACTCAATGGTAGATAAACATATTACCTAGCCGTTTCTCAATCACTTATAGTATATTTCATTGTCTCTCCCCGTTAGACCAGTGCGAGTGAGTGCCCAACCACCGCAGCCAGACCTGGTTAGTCTGAACAATCGCATGATCCGCCAACCCACAGGCCCAGACGGTACCTCAGGCTTCCGTCGCTACAGATAGAGGAGGATCCTTAGTCTCTTCTTGGGGGCATGGTGTGCAGAGGACAAAGGGGAGGTAGCATGGTGCGTGAAGAGCAGAGTGGTGGGATGAAATGTAAAATTTGTGGTGATGATAGATGGTCAGAGACAAATTTTTGGCACGCAGAATGAGTTTAAGtatccctaccacccctttctgcTGACTGTTGACACGCCCTTTGCCTTTTGCCCTCTGCCCTGTTTCTAGCCTGCGCGGAGGGTTGCGTCAGATCTCCTGTCTGTCCCACACTGACCAGGGCTTTGCCTCAGGACTCCATACACTGTGATATCTCCCATGATGCACCCTAAGCTTCCCAATGCCCCTCTCAGTGCCCCTCTTCTGTTGAGGACCAGGGTCTTCCAGGGTCTGCGGCATGCCCGCCTTGCCCTCCAGGTGAATGACAGACTGAGTCGGTGGGACTTCAAGGTGGCCAGGGGAAAGTTGGGAATGAACCTATCGACAGACATGTGTGGatgagggccatggatagagcAGGGGAGTGACAAGGTGTCACTACGATGTGTTGCCATATTCAAGCAATAATTCTGAAATCAACATGAAAACCCGGCTTCTCTAGCTAAACTGCCATCTGCCTGGGCAGTATATGTTAATATTTGTTTTATGTTTTTAATTCAATTTTTACATTTCCTGGTTTGTTTTATTTTCCTGTTTTTAAAAACTGGGCAGGAACTGAAGGGTACATTTGGAATTATTAGGTTAATGTCTTTCTTGCATCTCGATGCTTTAGTTTATTAATCTGTTTTTAAAGTGGCAATGATATACAGTAgaagaaaaacaaatgatataaTTTACAATTTAGTGAAGCTGAATGTTTTTATAGGATCTTATGCACATGGTCATTGAAAGTAGTAGCCATTATTAAAATATATTTAGTATTTGTTGAGATTAGAATAAAATACTGTATTTTATAGACAGCCAAAAAGTCATCCTGAAAAATATTCAAACTGAGTGGCCTTGTTGCTTCTTGTGCAGAGAGACGACCAAGAAAGAGGGGCcacagatttttattttatttttttgtgattAAGAGTTGTTTGAATAGGAAGCCATTGGCTGGAGGAGTTCAACTTTTAAGCAGTGTCTCTATTCTGTCCCGTCTTTCTTTTTGTCCCTCTCCAGGGTTGCCTTACTTGGAGAGAGGATGATGAAGACAAGTTGGAATAAAGACTAcaatagagtgagagagattgattgAGGATGTTGCAATTTGCTTGGTTAGAAGGCAATGTTATGAAGTAGAGTGCCAAAGTTGAACAGAAACCCAATTCTCCCCAGCGGAGGTGGGACATGTCATAGCTTTTAATCTGTCTAGTTTTGTTAATGAAATGACAAACTACATATTGGCTGTTTTTAAACCATACTAAATGTGTAAACTCAATGCCTTAAATTATTTGGTTTCATATTGGACCCCACAGTTACCAAGGCACCTCAGGTTAATGTTCTTGGATGCTGTGATTTGTTTAATTCTATGTTCTCACCTTTAACTCCCTTTGCCTCTCATGTCTGTTATTTGGCCAGCCTAAGAACCCCAGGAAGGTGGTTTTGTTGGCCCCTCTCTCAGGGAGGTTTTAATGCTGGACAAGCTAAATCGTGGCTCTGCTCAACTGTAATCCCAGAGATGGTGACTGACTGGACTTGTTGTATAGCCTACTTTGTGAAGAAAGTCCCATACGGTAACCTCTTTTGGGAGTATACCTAAAGTATGTTACATCTGGGCCACTTAAAGTAATTTTAACCTTATCCTTTATTAGGATTATTGATCAGAGCTGGCTAGACAGTTGAAAGCAATATGGTGGCGAAACGCAGGTGTATTGTATAACACCCTGAGTGCGGTTTCCACACCTGCCAGATCAGAGATTAGCCTGGAAAAGGAAGGGAGCAGACAATGGAGGATTCTGATCCTCCTGATCAGTGTTGTGTTTAATTCAGAAAGTGAATTAATGTAATTAAGTCCATATGAATTGTAAACTGAATTGACCTCACCCCTGCATTTGAGCCTGCGCAGCTCCAGTAACCATCGGTTATGGGTGACAATGAAGAGATGAGGATAGTCTGTCATGTGGAAACATGGAAAGACAAACAAATCAGCCTGTAATGGGTTCTTTTTTCCATGCCCTTTAATAAAAACCTATTGACAAGCGAAACACAAAATTGCAAATATGTTTGGTGTACAGCATTTTATTTATAAAATGGGATATGTTCATGGACTAACTAATATTAGTAGTTTTACAGATGCCATGTATAGCTGAGAATTGAACCGTAAACAGCCCATAACTCGATGTCTACAGGAAGcatttcaaatacattttattatAGAATTCTTAAACAATCATATGTGAATGACATTCTGCACAACGGACAAATTCAATTGCATTTCAGAAATGCTTAATGTGACCATGGTTGTCAATGTTAAGTGTCCAATGAGCTGTGCTTTTGAAGTTCTATTCAGGTACAAAACAATTGTTTACTTTCAGTTAGGCTAATGCTTGAAATTATTTCCAATTTAAGCCTTGGCAGTAACAACTGCATGTACGATTAAATGTTCCCTAATTGTATTGGGCTGTTGTAGCTTTCAAATTAGATTGGTGCCAGAAATCTGAGATTGTTTTCCTTCAGAGAACTTTCCAGTGAGAAAAATAGCCTTTAATGCAGTAAGCACTTGACATATGTCTTATTACAAACCTGAGCATGATCTATAAATGTCTGTCATCCTAATGTATATCTCCTTGGTTGTAATTTACAGTAACTGTCCTGTCTAGCCTAATGTCCTGGATATATTGCTTCTATTATTTTTTTGTTTGAATAAACTGCAGTAATTATAACTTATTCTGAGAACTTTTAGCCCCTTCAAGACAAGGATGTACATTTTTATTTAGGCAAAAATAAACTCCTATCCACTTCTGTGCCATGCTCAGAAAGGCTATGGAAGTGTTTTACTATGGAAAGGTCCTCCTAAAAGTGAGTAAGATTGTCTCAAGCAGCACTGTCATGATTCTCCCTTTGTGTTCATCCTCTTATGCTCAGTTAACCTTTTACATTTGCGTGAATTGGCCTAtatacctgaaaccccacctctttaaggaatacctaggataggataaagtaatccttctcaccatccccccccccttaaaagatttagatgcactattgtaaagtggctgttccactggatgtcataaggtgaatgcaccaatttgtaagtcgctctggat includes these proteins:
- the LOC124028552 gene encoding SUZ domain-containing protein 1-like → MEDEEVCESWEEAADSGEIVKRLEAKLKISQKAKKASISSGSSPIRTAMVIQDESLPAAPSPQIRILKRPSSNGSLGSSGSSNRPTQQPKSLAQREAEYAEARRRILGSASSEETPQDKPRPERPVRVSAQPPQPDLVSLNNRMIRQPTGPDGTSGFRRYR